The Eurosta solidaginis isolate ZX-2024a chromosome 4, ASM4086904v1, whole genome shotgun sequence genome includes a window with the following:
- the B-H1 gene encoding homeobox protein B-H1, with product MKDSVTIITPSPNSVSEQQQKMSNLKPNRSRFMINDILAGSAAAAAVEAANAANVAAAAAFYKHQQQQQQQNINNNNQANSNNGGHFSYIQRLQPSLESGMPAQQPPPPPNVLNSHQHSGHVQQPQMLHVRAPSHNLLPLHTQTPVNAAAAAAAVAHKIHFPVGATQIGSNGLNVAQYAAAMQQHYANAAAAVRELDNNSDYQDNEDCDSEIESSGPLDDNSVCSNGAKDEDGNSVKSGSTNDAHGLNKKQRKARTAFTDHQLQTLEKSFERQKYLSVQERQELAHKLDLSDCQVKTWYQNRRTKWKRQTAVGLELLAEAGNFAAFQRLYGGTPYLGAWPYPGAQSPHGGPAPSSIDLYYRQAAAAAAMQKPLPYNLYTGVPNVGPLATLPVSATSPFSHLSASSSLSSLSSYYQSASAAAVAAAAGTASTAVIKPIASPPSPSIATAGHVTQVNVTNEGRCSSRSPTQQSPLRHVELARSPSPTLNPGSPPGRSGDSSQPQSDDDDQIQV from the exons ATGAAAGATTCAGTAACAATTATAACACCTTCACCAAATTCAGTgagtgaacaacaacaaaaaatgtcgAATTTAAAACCAAATCGTTCGCGGTTTATGATCAACGATATATTGGCTGGTAGTGCAGCTGCTGCTGCCGTTGAGGCTGCCAATGCAGCCAATGTAGCGGCGGCTGCTGCATTTTACAAacatcaacagcagcaacaacaacaaaatatcaacAATAACAATCAAGCCAATAGCAACAATGGTggacatttttcatatattcaACGTTTACAGCCATCACTTGAATCAGGAATGCCTGCACAACAGCCCCCGCCACCACCAAACGTACTAAACTCTCATCAACACTCGGGTCATGTACAACAACCACAAATGTTGCATGTGCGGGCGCCATCACATAATTTACTACCGTTACATACTCAAACGCCTGTCAATGCTGCAGCGGCTGCTGCTGCCGTTGCGCATAAAATTCATTTTCCCGTCGGTGCAACACAAATCGGATCAAATGGCTTAAATGTAGCTCAATACGCAGCAGCAATGCAACAACACTATGCGAATGCAGCCGCCGCCGTACGAGAACTTGATAATAATAGCGATTACCAAGATAATGAGGATTGTGACAGTGAAATCGAGAGTAGCGGTCCCCTGGATGACAACAGTGTTTGTAGTAATG GTGCTAAAGACGAAGACGGGAACAGCGTTAAAAGTGGATCCACCAATGATGCTCACGGCCTGAATAAAAAGCAACGTAAAGCACGTACAGCCTTTACGGATCACCAATTGCAAACTCTGGAAAAATCCTTTGAGCGTCAGAAGTATTTAAGTGTACAGGAGAGACAAGAACTGGCTCACAAGCTCGATTTAAGCGACTGCCAAGTTAAGACTTGGTATCAAAATCGTCG AACCAAATGGAAGCGCCAAACTGCCGTTGGGTTAGAGCTGCTGGCCGAGGCAGGGAACTTCGCTGCTTTTCAACGACTTTACGGAGGGACACCATATTTGGGTGCATGGCCATATCCTGGCGCACAATCACCGCATGGTGGACCAGCACCTTCGAGTATTGATTTATATTATCGCCAAGCGGCGGCCGCTGCTGCAATGCAAAAACCACTTCCATATAATTTATATACAGGAGTTCCTAATGTGGGACCTCTTGCTACTTTACCCGTGTCCGCTACATCACCTTTTTCGCATCTGTCTGCTTCCAGCTCCTTGTCATCCTTAAGCAGTTACTATCAGAGTGCTTCGGCGGCGGCAGTTGCAGCTGCGGCGGGCACAGCCTCAACTGCTGTTATCAAACCAATTGCATCACCGCCGTCTCCGTCAATAGCGACTGCAGGACATGTGACGCAGGTAAATGTGACGAATGAGGGTCGATGTTCATCTCGTTCACCTACGCAACAATCACCTTTACGGCATGTTGAACTTGCACGCTCCCCAAGTCCAACCCTTAATCCAGGAAGCCCACCAGGGCGATCAGGTGACAGCTCACAACCTCAGTCCGATGACGATGATCAAATTCAGGTGTGA